A genomic window from Anthocerotibacter panamensis C109 includes:
- a CDS encoding O-methyltransferase, with amino-acid sequence MLSPVLSTPWHALQNVKQRIFGSRIPPISVAARSTRKSLLLSMDDDSSRPSAQQIQLALDTVIQAAQQVSIADIERPGIPDWFYVWPGEHYRLLAAFMVVLQPKTVLEIGTFKGLSALAMKKYLPATGRIVTFDLKPWQSFEDTFLCSDDFADGRLSQELGNLADPDFVEEHRTLLEATDFFFIDGPKDNITEYKIIENFQNLNFKNAPILLFDDTRLWNMLKFWRTLPFPKLDLTSFGHWSGTGLVEWRQRPLG; translated from the coding sequence ATGCTCAGCCCTGTACTATCGACTCCTTGGCACGCCTTGCAGAACGTGAAGCAGCGGATCTTTGGTTCGAGAATTCCCCCTATTTCTGTCGCCGCCCGCAGTACACGCAAATCCCTACTCCTCTCTATGGACGACGACTCCTCTCGGCCTTCTGCTCAGCAGATTCAACTTGCGCTAGATACTGTCATTCAGGCAGCACAGCAGGTCTCGATAGCAGACATTGAGCGTCCGGGTATCCCCGATTGGTTCTACGTTTGGCCGGGGGAGCATTACCGCCTGTTGGCTGCGTTTATGGTGGTGCTTCAGCCGAAAACGGTCCTTGAAATTGGTACGTTCAAGGGGCTTTCAGCCTTGGCAATGAAGAAATATCTTCCCGCTACAGGGAGGATTGTCACCTTTGACCTCAAACCCTGGCAGTCCTTTGAGGACACTTTTTTGTGCTCGGATGACTTTGCGGATGGTCGTTTGAGCCAGGAACTTGGTAACCTTGCCGACCCGGATTTTGTGGAGGAACATCGGACGCTCTTGGAGGCAACAGACTTTTTCTTTATTGACGGCCCGAAGGACAATATCACGGAGTACAAAATCATCGAGAATTTCCAGAACCTCAACTTTAAAAACGCCCCTATCCTGCTTTTTGACGATACCCGTCTGTGGAACATGCTGAAATTTTGGCGGACCCTCCCTTTCCCAAAACTGGACCTGACCTCCTTTGGTCACTGGAGCGGAACCGGGCTGGTAGAGTGGCGGCAGCGCCCCCTCGGGTAA
- a CDS encoding NAD-dependent epimerase/dehydratase family protein, which produces MSLTSLVTGCAGFIGSHLTEYLLAQGHRVIGIDCFTDYYSRALKRNNLLEILKHPQFHLLEEDICHVPWPTVLDGVDFLFHQAAQAGVRSSWGTSFHHYTYNNIEATQILLEAARNAPGLLRFIFASTSSIYGEAEAFPTPESVTPRPVSPYGITKLAAERLGQLYYHVYGVPFVALRYFSVYGPRQRPDMGFHKFIQAILAGRKIEVYGDGYQSRDFTYVADIVTANLQAAFTPNPVEGEVINIGGGSRVVLNDALDLMGQLTGCPIHRVHSHRQAGDALHTSADISKAKALLAYHPQYDLAHGLQAEITWLQETLSLVQP; this is translated from the coding sequence ATGTCCCTGACCAGTCTTGTCACCGGCTGTGCCGGATTTATTGGTTCTCATTTGACTGAATATCTGCTTGCTCAGGGTCATCGGGTAATTGGTATAGATTGTTTTACCGATTACTATAGTCGTGCGCTCAAGCGCAATAACTTGTTGGAAATACTGAAACATCCTCAGTTTCATCTGTTAGAAGAAGATATTTGTCATGTCCCTTGGCCTACGGTGCTCGATGGGGTGGACTTTCTGTTTCATCAGGCGGCACAGGCTGGAGTGCGTTCCAGTTGGGGAACCTCCTTTCACCACTACACGTACAACAATATTGAGGCCACCCAAATACTGCTAGAGGCGGCTCGCAATGCTCCGGGGTTACTCCGATTTATTTTCGCCTCGACCTCTTCTATTTATGGCGAGGCTGAAGCTTTCCCCACCCCAGAATCCGTCACCCCCCGGCCTGTCTCTCCCTATGGCATTACCAAACTAGCAGCAGAGCGGTTGGGTCAGCTTTACTACCACGTTTATGGGGTGCCATTTGTTGCTCTGCGCTACTTTTCGGTCTACGGTCCACGTCAACGTCCTGACATGGGTTTTCACAAGTTCATTCAGGCTATCCTAGCGGGGCGAAAAATCGAAGTCTATGGCGATGGCTACCAGTCCCGCGACTTCACCTATGTGGCCGATATCGTAACGGCTAATCTCCAGGCTGCTTTCACCCCAAATCCAGTTGAGGGCGAGGTCATCAATATTGGCGGAGGTAGTCGCGTCGTGCTCAACGATGCCCTCGACTTGATGGGCCAGCTAACGGGTTGTCCTATTCACCGTGTCCACAGTCACCGTCAAGCCGGGGACGCCCTCCATACCAGTGCGGATATTTCTAAGGCTAAAGCGTTATTGGCCTACCACCCCCAGTACGACCTCGCCCACGGCCTGCAAGCAGAAATTACCTGGCTTCAAGAGACCCTGTCGCTGGTTCAGCCCTGA
- a CDS encoding SpoIID/LytB domain-containing protein, whose amino-acid sequence MIKYRWFWWTAVLGLLELINLAPPAQAFVVRVLVEGPRPALDIAVSVPATLVQDDGKLIALAPLRFHRITPNMHGTLTLKNDGRGYTMVGGRWYPDTVRFEPLGGGIAAVNWVESETYLRGVVPREMPASWNLNALMAQAIAARTYAYISRLERKWGPHYDLVDDERDQVYGGFAQLDARSGQSRNLVHPRSDQAVVSTTGVILGRGDVRGFYRARAVTAWISDGKGYFLPQTRGRVMDQNVTQHMAASGWNYNQILDYWYKTPLYRLQEPAPRSG is encoded by the coding sequence ATGATCAAGTACAGGTGGTTTTGGTGGACAGCAGTCCTGGGGCTCCTGGAGCTGATTAATCTAGCACCTCCAGCTCAAGCCTTTGTCGTCCGGGTCTTGGTTGAAGGCCCCCGACCCGCTTTAGACATCGCAGTCTCCGTACCCGCGACGTTGGTTCAGGATGATGGTAAGCTCATCGCCCTTGCGCCCCTGCGCTTCCATCGCATCACCCCCAACATGCATGGCACCCTCACCCTGAAGAATGATGGACGCGGCTACACCATGGTCGGGGGGCGCTGGTACCCCGACACAGTCCGCTTTGAGCCGCTAGGCGGAGGGATAGCGGCGGTCAATTGGGTGGAGAGCGAGACCTATTTGCGTGGGGTTGTCCCCCGCGAGATGCCCGCCTCTTGGAATCTGAATGCCTTGATGGCTCAGGCTATCGCCGCTCGTACCTACGCCTATATCAGCCGCCTGGAACGCAAGTGGGGACCCCACTACGATTTAGTGGACGATGAGCGCGATCAAGTCTATGGGGGCTTTGCCCAACTCGATGCCCGCTCCGGGCAAAGCCGCAATCTAGTTCATCCCCGGTCTGATCAAGCTGTAGTCAGCACCACAGGTGTGATTTTAGGTCGGGGGGATGTGCGTGGGTTTTATCGGGCACGGGCGGTTACCGCTTGGATCAGCGATGGCAAGGGCTACTTTCTCCCGCAAACGCGGGGGCGGGTAATGGACCAAAATGTAACCCAACACATGGCTGCGTCCGGTTGGAATTACAATCAAATTCTCGACTATTGGTACAAAACTCCCCTCTACCGCTTGCAAGAACCCGCTCCTCGGTCTGGATAG
- a CDS encoding polysaccharide pyruvyl transferase family protein, protein MPQPFAKIGILTFHHGENFGSLLQAYALSQVLNQEGYCCEFIDYRPYRALLYYLKDIYLTPRCWVYGEKSKNMRKFIAEHFPLGEKIYYTQEELKSFKNPYDLIICGSDEIWNINSIRKFDPIYFLDFLEHYNIPKVAYAASFGSTNGLGAHRERIAGYIKNFDHLAVRDSNSQRLLEKELGRTSIKVLDPTFLVDFTPIIRRPKAEGYILVYGRLKFWQRQQVQRFARDQNLKIVAAGYFFAGADLNALAVGPEEWLGYFSQAVYVFTDHYHGVIFSILFKKSFTLFPRARKENKIQDLLHDLGLEDRTQSSTEIDYQPIYQKLAQAIATSRTYLKEVLHGTY, encoded by the coding sequence ATGCCTCAACCGTTTGCGAAGATTGGTATTCTTACCTTTCACCATGGTGAAAACTTCGGCTCTTTACTGCAAGCCTATGCTCTTTCACAGGTGCTTAACCAGGAAGGATATTGCTGTGAATTTATCGATTACCGTCCTTACCGGGCCTTGCTTTATTACCTCAAAGATATTTATCTGACCCCCCGTTGTTGGGTCTATGGCGAGAAGTCTAAAAATATGCGGAAATTTATCGCTGAACACTTCCCCCTGGGCGAAAAAATATATTATACCCAGGAGGAGTTAAAGTCCTTTAAAAATCCCTATGACCTCATCATTTGTGGCAGTGATGAAATTTGGAACATTAACTCAATTCGCAAATTCGATCCTATTTATTTTCTGGATTTTTTGGAGCACTATAATATCCCTAAAGTCGCCTATGCTGCTAGTTTTGGCTCTACCAATGGTCTTGGGGCGCATCGGGAACGCATCGCTGGTTATATCAAGAACTTTGACCATTTGGCAGTTCGAGACAGCAATAGTCAGCGTTTACTGGAGAAGGAACTTGGTCGCACATCCATCAAGGTTCTGGACCCGACTTTCTTAGTGGATTTTACGCCCATTATTCGCAGGCCAAAAGCCGAAGGATATATCCTCGTCTATGGACGTTTAAAGTTCTGGCAAAGGCAACAAGTTCAGCGCTTTGCGCGTGACCAAAACCTAAAGATTGTGGCGGCTGGGTACTTCTTCGCAGGCGCAGACCTCAATGCTTTGGCGGTTGGCCCTGAGGAATGGCTGGGCTACTTCTCGCAGGCTGTCTATGTCTTTACGGACCACTATCATGGCGTTATTTTTTCTATCCTCTTCAAAAAATCTTTTACCCTCTTCCCCCGTGCGAGAAAAGAAAACAAGATCCAGGATTTGCTCCATGATTTGGGTTTGGAAGACCGCACTCAGTCCAGCACAGAGATTGATTACCAACCCATCTACCAAAAGCTAGCCCAAGCTATCGCCACCTCACGAACTTATCTAAAGGAGGTGCTCCATGGCACCTATTAG
- a CDS encoding MBOAT family O-acyltransferase, producing MLFNSYLFTFVFLPITLLVFLLLGRRGFYQSALGWLVAASFFFYGWWNPSSLILLTSSISFNYGLGILLTKMQREQKSNSKFILTIGVVVNLSLLAYFKYTDFIILSVNNVFNTNYNLQHIILPLGVSFFTFNQIAYLVDASRGAVKEYNFFKYCLFVTFFPHLIAGPIVHHKELIPQFEKLAYGPVSNNLIFGSTIFIIGLFKKTVIADSLATPASLAFKAVYDGTSLGLFDAWIGVLSYTLQLYFDFSGYCDMAIGAALMFGICFPLNFNSPYKAVNIIDFWKRWHITLSQFLRDYIYIPLGGNRKGQFRRYLNLMITMLLGGLWHGAGWTFVIWGGLHGIYLVINHAWHALRRALGQDLNQSSWWSRGLAQLVTFLAVIVAWIFFRAESLPAALLMLEGMIGLHGVTLVKFSDQGPLGLSILFGSLLICWFAPNTQEWLAKSPIYSSGTIKNNLPAKWQWKPTTGFAIVVGIMAGLAIMYMIRPTEFLYFQF from the coding sequence ATGCTTTTCAACTCTTATCTATTCACTTTTGTTTTCCTGCCGATTACTTTGTTAGTGTTCCTCTTACTAGGCAGGCGCGGCTTTTATCAGTCGGCTTTAGGTTGGCTGGTAGCTGCATCATTTTTCTTCTATGGCTGGTGGAATCCTAGTTCTTTGATCCTGCTGACTAGCTCTATTTCCTTCAATTATGGCCTGGGTATCTTGCTAACCAAGATGCAGCGAGAGCAAAAATCTAACTCCAAATTTATCCTCACCATAGGTGTCGTCGTTAATCTTTCTTTGCTTGCCTATTTTAAGTATACTGACTTTATTATTTTGAGTGTGAATAACGTATTTAATACTAACTATAATTTACAGCATATCATTCTTCCATTAGGAGTATCTTTCTTTACTTTTAATCAGATTGCTTATCTGGTTGATGCCTCAAGAGGAGCGGTAAAGGAGTATAATTTTTTTAAATACTGCTTGTTTGTTACCTTCTTTCCTCATCTCATTGCAGGGCCTATTGTTCATCATAAAGAACTTATTCCTCAATTCGAGAAGTTAGCCTATGGTCCTGTCTCCAACAATTTAATTTTTGGATCGACCATTTTTATTATTGGTCTGTTTAAAAAGACTGTAATTGCTGATAGTTTAGCGACGCCTGCTTCCCTTGCCTTTAAAGCAGTCTATGATGGAACTTCTTTAGGACTTTTCGATGCCTGGATTGGTGTTCTTTCCTACACACTACAACTCTACTTTGACTTCTCAGGCTATTGCGACATGGCAATTGGTGCAGCGCTTATGTTTGGGATTTGCTTTCCTCTTAATTTTAATTCTCCCTACAAAGCTGTAAATATTATTGACTTCTGGAAGCGCTGGCATATCACACTTTCACAATTCCTCAGAGATTACATTTATATTCCTCTTGGTGGAAATCGTAAAGGTCAGTTCCGACGCTACCTCAATCTGATGATAACGATGCTGTTGGGAGGACTTTGGCATGGTGCTGGGTGGACCTTTGTTATTTGGGGTGGGTTGCACGGGATTTATCTGGTCATTAATCACGCTTGGCATGCTCTTCGACGTGCTCTGGGGCAGGACCTCAATCAGAGTAGCTGGTGGAGCCGTGGCTTAGCTCAACTGGTGACGTTCCTTGCTGTTATTGTAGCCTGGATATTTTTTCGGGCTGAGAGTCTACCTGCTGCCCTGCTCATGCTTGAAGGTATGATCGGCCTCCATGGTGTGACTCTGGTTAAGTTCTCAGACCAAGGGCCCCTGGGGCTCTCTATACTTTTTGGGTCATTACTTATCTGCTGGTTTGCTCCAAATACCCAAGAGTGGTTGGCAAAATCTCCCATCTATTCTTCTGGGACAATTAAGAATAATCTGCCTGCTAAATGGCAATGGAAACCAACCACAGGCTTTGCTATTGTTGTCGGGATCATGGCTGGTTTAGCCATCATGTATATGATTCGCCCAACTGAGTTCCTTTACTTTCAGTTCTGA
- a CDS encoding radical SAM protein: protein MHGPTEAIIAVTLNCNARCVMCDIWKNNIQGELAAHEYAALPASLRSINITGGEPFLRPDLAEVLRVIRRTCPKARLVISTNGFLENRYVPILREVLTTIPDLGIRLSIDGLGEVHDRVRGVRGGFAKCLRVLDTLKGLGVRDLGFNLTILEQNLDQILPVYNLTQSLGIELGVTVATDSSLYFGQNKEALRPKDRDTLSLQLATLTALEYRQWQPRRWFRGWFEKELLTYILEKQRPLPCEAGRSFFYLDSLGTVYACHLLPGRLGNLRTQSFQQLWDGSTAAAVRRQIQDCQKCWMACTARPSMTTHLLEVIPQVLLDKVQAHLTPMPAPKAPQLAPGVELP from the coding sequence ATGCACGGACCCACCGAAGCCATCATCGCGGTGACGTTGAACTGTAATGCCCGCTGTGTCATGTGCGATATCTGGAAAAACAACATCCAAGGAGAACTGGCTGCTCACGAATATGCTGCCTTGCCCGCAAGTCTTAGAAGTATCAACATCACAGGTGGGGAACCTTTTTTGCGCCCTGACTTAGCCGAGGTGCTACGGGTCATCCGCCGGACCTGCCCTAAGGCTCGGCTGGTGATCTCGACCAATGGATTTCTGGAAAACCGCTATGTCCCTATCCTCCGCGAAGTCCTCACAACCATCCCCGACTTGGGGATACGCCTTTCTATCGATGGGCTAGGGGAAGTCCACGACCGCGTCCGGGGGGTGCGCGGGGGCTTCGCTAAATGTCTGCGTGTGCTTGATACGCTCAAGGGCTTAGGGGTGCGTGACCTGGGCTTTAACCTCACTATCTTGGAGCAAAACCTGGACCAGATTCTGCCGGTCTATAACCTCACCCAGAGCTTGGGCATCGAACTTGGGGTGACCGTGGCGACGGACTCGAGTCTGTACTTCGGGCAGAACAAAGAAGCCCTACGCCCCAAAGACCGAGACACGCTCAGCCTACAACTTGCCACCCTCACTGCCTTGGAATACCGACAATGGCAGCCGCGCCGTTGGTTCAGGGGTTGGTTTGAGAAGGAGTTACTCACCTATATCCTCGAAAAGCAACGGCCCTTACCCTGTGAGGCGGGCCGCAGTTTCTTTTATTTGGACTCCTTGGGCACCGTCTATGCCTGCCATCTGTTGCCCGGTCGGTTGGGCAACCTACGCACCCAATCTTTTCAGCAACTGTGGGATGGATCTACCGCTGCTGCCGTGCGCAGGCAAATCCAGGACTGCCAGAAGTGTTGGATGGCTTGCACCGCGAGACCCTCTATGACCACCCACCTGCTTGAAGTGATCCCCCAAGTGCTTCTAGACAAAGTCCAGGCCCACCTCACTCCCATGCCCGCTCCCAAGGCCCCACAGCTTGCGCCGGGGGTCGAACTACCCTGA
- a CDS encoding WD40 repeat domain-containing serine/threonine protein kinase, whose product MDIPSPEPLLGVLIGGRYRVARFINGGGMGRVFEAADTRLADKTVAIKVLFQEVGGGSRITEQLQRRFEEEAQLSAILGGHPRIIQVTDYGFYENRPYLVMEYLGMPPYGQNFSELIRKDGAVRAERVVHLTLQICEGLHHAHCIRTRLGDRNIRGVVHRDVKPSNLFLISEGTLGETVKILDFGIAKALSDVTSILGTNRGFVGTSDYASPEQLRGENLDPRSDIYSLGIVLYQMLTGHMPLKPRTNSFPGWYHAHNYQEPIALSEYPTVQPIPDALVGVVMSCLHKDLERRPANMEVLSQLLQATLTGAPYPLPPRMLTQTQADPQAPQQQEAERLEQEFKSAQAELEAGYQQTREDLMSREQLAQQLAQQLREEQQEALARWSEAHRPEQEQWLAQRNAGRSAQDEQLKALQERETELERFYQTEKENLTQERTALEQQLQTLADEIAHYEAQIQREQAKVAAEYQKDLRGIQEQLNTLSQEQARLEARLQAERARLEARYLRARERLETRFTPPRSTQVPRPPEARTAPSQAPRPPASNPPTNGGLPEETVIRYRGATIRVPAHSAVPQTRPPADSRPTLLTAHEGTVWSLALSADGQTLVSAGADHTVKLWNVSTGQVIRTLGNWFGGGHSAQVFAVALGGPYLASGGLDRTIKIWQVGTGKQLRSLNGHTEDVNCLAFTPDGRHLVSGSLDRSLRVWQTESGRLRHVLRGHQDLVRSVAVLPDNRTVVSGSADRTIRFWDLETGESLRAVNGHAGQVWAIALTPDGQMVASGSGDRTIRLWASETEQLLDTLTGHNAPVYTLAFSRDGQLLASGSDNNIRLWDGKTRKFLGTLTGDGGQVWSLVFSPDRQTLVSGWENGKIRLYTVPQVALDS is encoded by the coding sequence ATGGATATCCCCTCCCCGGAACCGTTGCTAGGTGTGCTGATTGGCGGTCGTTACCGTGTCGCCCGGTTCATCAATGGCGGGGGCATGGGCCGCGTCTTTGAAGCGGCAGACACACGGCTTGCAGACAAGACCGTAGCGATCAAAGTCCTGTTTCAGGAAGTGGGCGGCGGGTCTCGCATTACCGAGCAGCTCCAGCGCCGGTTCGAGGAGGAGGCGCAGCTGAGCGCGATCCTGGGGGGTCATCCGCGCATTATTCAGGTCACCGACTATGGTTTTTATGAGAACCGTCCCTATTTGGTAATGGAATACCTAGGGATGCCCCCCTACGGTCAAAACTTCAGTGAGCTGATCCGCAAGGATGGGGCAGTCCGGGCGGAACGGGTGGTCCATCTGACGCTCCAGATCTGTGAAGGGCTCCACCATGCCCACTGTATCCGCACCCGGCTGGGCGACCGCAATATCCGAGGCGTGGTCCACCGGGATGTAAAACCGAGCAATCTCTTTCTTATCAGCGAAGGGACGTTAGGGGAGACCGTCAAGATCCTCGACTTTGGGATCGCCAAAGCCCTCAGCGATGTGACCAGTATCCTGGGCACCAACCGGGGCTTCGTGGGGACCTCCGACTATGCCTCTCCAGAGCAGTTGCGCGGAGAAAATCTAGACCCGCGCTCGGATATCTATTCGCTGGGTATTGTCCTCTACCAAATGCTGACCGGGCACATGCCCCTCAAGCCGCGCACCAATTCTTTTCCGGGCTGGTATCACGCCCACAACTACCAAGAGCCCATCGCTCTGAGCGAATATCCCACAGTACAGCCCATCCCAGATGCCCTCGTCGGGGTGGTGATGTCCTGTCTGCACAAAGACCTAGAACGCAGACCTGCGAATATGGAGGTCCTGAGTCAGTTACTCCAGGCGACTTTGACGGGTGCACCGTACCCATTGCCCCCGCGTATGCTCACGCAGACACAGGCAGACCCGCAAGCACCCCAGCAGCAGGAGGCAGAGCGCCTGGAGCAGGAATTCAAATCCGCTCAGGCCGAGTTAGAGGCGGGGTACCAGCAGACCCGCGAAGACCTGATGAGCCGTGAGCAGTTGGCCCAGCAGTTGGCCCAACAGTTGCGCGAGGAGCAGCAAGAGGCTCTAGCCCGCTGGTCGGAGGCCCACCGCCCGGAGCAAGAGCAGTGGTTGGCACAACGAAACGCGGGCCGTAGTGCCCAAGACGAGCAACTCAAGGCCCTCCAGGAGCGTGAAACTGAGCTGGAGCGTTTTTATCAGACCGAAAAAGAAAATCTGACCCAAGAGCGGACAGCCCTCGAACAACAGCTCCAGACCCTGGCTGACGAGATCGCCCACTACGAAGCCCAAATCCAGCGCGAGCAGGCCAAAGTCGCGGCGGAATACCAGAAAGACTTGCGTGGAATCCAAGAGCAACTCAACACCCTCAGTCAGGAGCAGGCGCGCCTGGAGGCCCGACTCCAGGCCGAGCGTGCCCGTCTGGAGGCACGCTACCTACGGGCACGCGAGCGCTTGGAGACCCGTTTTACCCCGCCCCGCTCGACTCAAGTCCCCCGCCCGCCCGAAGCCCGCACCGCACCTTCTCAGGCCCCCCGCCCACCCGCGTCCAACCCCCCAACCAATGGCGGTCTACCTGAAGAGACCGTCATCCGCTATCGGGGTGCCACCATTCGCGTCCCAGCTCATTCCGCAGTACCCCAGACCCGCCCGCCCGCCGACAGTCGTCCTACCCTCCTAACCGCACATGAAGGTACCGTCTGGTCCCTTGCCCTCAGCGCAGATGGGCAGACCCTAGTGAGCGCAGGAGCAGACCACACCGTAAAACTCTGGAACGTAAGCACCGGACAGGTCATCCGTACGCTGGGCAACTGGTTTGGTGGTGGACATAGCGCTCAGGTTTTCGCGGTTGCCTTGGGAGGGCCCTATTTGGCCTCAGGGGGCCTAGACCGGACCATCAAAATCTGGCAGGTGGGCACAGGCAAGCAGTTGCGCTCCCTCAATGGGCACACCGAAGATGTCAACTGTCTGGCTTTCACCCCGGACGGGCGGCACTTGGTGAGCGGGAGTCTGGACCGCTCCTTACGCGTTTGGCAGACTGAGTCTGGGCGCTTACGCCATGTCCTACGCGGGCACCAAGATCTCGTGCGCTCCGTCGCAGTCCTACCCGATAACCGGACGGTAGTCAGCGGGAGTGCCGACCGGACGATCCGTTTCTGGGACCTGGAGACGGGGGAATCCCTGCGGGCGGTCAATGGACATGCCGGTCAAGTCTGGGCCATTGCGCTGACCCCGGATGGTCAAATGGTAGCGAGTGGTAGCGGGGACCGGACGATCCGCCTTTGGGCCAGTGAAACCGAACAACTCCTGGATACCCTCACCGGCCACAATGCTCCCGTCTATACCCTGGCTTTTAGTCGGGATGGTCAGCTCTTAGCAAGCGGCAGTGACAACAACATCAGACTTTGGGACGGCAAGACCCGCAAATTTCTAGGAACCCTGACGGGAGACGGCGGTCAAGTCTGGTCACTCGTCTTTAGCCCTGACCGCCAGACTCTGGTGAGCGGATGGGAGAACGGCAAGATCCGGTTGTATACCGTACCCCAAGTTGCGCTCGATTCGTAG
- a CDS encoding FAD-binding protein: protein MAPISVLTTRNLSFFRTLNRFAHYGEIHTLAEFEEYCHWARANRIPIYILGNGSNTFFARRTVQTLVLKNCLERTIVALPGERLEVSSSALVADVLKYCFSHGLDSFYYLASVPATIGGALAMNAGRGKTHGLTIFDYVESVTFYAEGQVHTLMAQQIPLEYRQTPFTGQHTRLILKAVFKFPPRELPTNPIYTRREWAKLHQDYAAPNCGSIFKTYAGPLLRPLKGLRLGQACYSPKTENWILNNADHGLPILLLIWMAQGVHRLLGMRAILEIILVR, encoded by the coding sequence ATGGCACCTATTAGCGTGCTCACTACCCGAAATCTGTCGTTTTTTCGGACGCTCAATCGCTTTGCCCACTATGGAGAAATTCATACCCTGGCTGAATTTGAGGAGTATTGCCACTGGGCGCGCGCCAACCGTATCCCCATCTATATCCTCGGCAACGGCTCCAACACCTTTTTCGCCCGTCGCACCGTCCAAACCCTAGTGCTCAAGAACTGTCTGGAACGCACTATCGTCGCTCTGCCCGGTGAGCGGTTAGAGGTCTCTTCCTCCGCGCTGGTAGCAGATGTGCTCAAGTACTGCTTCAGCCATGGTCTGGATAGTTTTTACTATCTGGCCTCCGTACCGGCAACCATCGGCGGTGCGCTAGCGATGAATGCCGGTCGAGGCAAGACCCATGGGCTCACGATCTTTGACTATGTCGAGAGTGTTACCTTCTATGCCGAGGGGCAGGTACACACCCTCATGGCCCAGCAAATCCCCCTGGAGTACCGACAGACCCCCTTCACCGGACAACACACCCGCCTAATCCTCAAAGCGGTCTTCAAATTTCCGCCCCGAGAACTCCCCACCAATCCTATCTACACCCGCCGGGAGTGGGCCAAACTCCATCAGGATTACGCCGCCCCCAACTGTGGCTCCATCTTCAAGACCTACGCGGGTCCTCTGCTCAGACCTCTAAAGGGTTTGCGGCTCGGTCAAGCCTGCTATTCGCCCAAAACAGAGAATTGGATTTTAAATAATGCAGACCATGGCTTACCCATCTTGCTGCTGATTTGGATGGCCCAAGGGGTACACCGGCTACTGGGGATGCGGGCCATTCTGGAAATCATCCTGGTCCGTTAA